A single region of the Phyllostomus discolor isolate MPI-MPIP mPhyDis1 chromosome 14, mPhyDis1.pri.v3, whole genome shotgun sequence genome encodes:
- the SFT2D2 gene encoding vesicle transport protein SFT2B → MDKLKKVLSGQDTEDRGGLAEVTDTSSLSWDTRIKGFAACFVTGILCSLLGTFLLWVPRKGLYLFAVFYTFGNIASIGSTVFLMGPMKQLKRMFEPTRLVATIMVLLCFALTLCSAFWWHNKGLALVFCVLQSLALTWYSLSFIPFARDAVKKCFAACLT, encoded by the exons ATGGACAAGCTGAAGAAGGTGCTGAGCGGCCAGGACACCGAGGACCGGGGCGGCCTGGCCGAG GTGACTGACACGTCTTCCTTGAGCTGGGACACCAGAATCAAAGGCTTCGCGGCGTGTTTCGTCACGGGGATTCTCTGCTCGCTGCTG GGCACTTTCCTGCTCTGGGTGCCGCGGAAGGGGCTGTACCTGTTCGCAGTGTTCTACACCTTCGGCAACATCGCATCGATCGGGAG CACGGTCTTCCTCATGGGGCCCATGAAGCAGCTGAAGCGGATGTTCGAGCCCACGCGTCTGGTCGCCACCATCATGGTGCTG ttGTGTTTTGCGCTCACCCTGTGTTCTGCCTTCTGG TGGCACAACAAGGGGCTTGCCCTCGTCTTCTGCGTTCTGCAGTCTTTGGCCCTGACGTG GTACAGCCTTTCCTTCATACCGTTTGCGAG GGACGCTGTGAAGAAGTGTTTCGCCGCGTGCCTTACCTAG
- the TIPRL gene encoding TIP41-like protein — protein MMIHGFQSSHRDFSFGPWKLTAVKTHIMKSADVEKLADELHMPSLPEMMFGDNVLRIQHCSGFGIEFNATDALRCVNNYQGMLQVACAEEWQESRTEGEHSKEVVKPYDWTYTTDYKGTLLGESLKLKVVPTTDHIDTEKLKAREQIKFFEEVLLFEDELHDHGVSSLSVKIRVMPSSFFLLLRFFLRIDGVLIRMNDTRLYHEADKTYMLREYTSRESKVANLTHVPPAVFTEPNEVAPYLPIKEAVCEKLVFPERIDHNPTGSQENAPVE, from the exons ATGATGATCCACGGCTTCCAGAGCAGCCACCGGGACTTCTCCTTCGGGCCCTGGAAGCTGACGGCCGTCAAGACCCACATCATGAAGTCGGCGGACGTGGAGAA GTTAGCTGATGAGCTGCACATGCCATCCCTCCCCGAGATGATGTTCGGAGACAACGTCTTAAGAATCCAGCACTGCTCGGGCTTCGGGATCGAGTTCAACGCCACGGACGCGCTAAGGTGCGTCAACAACTACCAGGGGATGCTGCAAGTGGCGTGCGCGGAGGAGTGGCAGGAGAGCCG GACGGAGGGCGAGCACTCCAAGGAGGTGGTGAAGCCGTACGACTGGACCTACACGACCGACTACAAGGGAACGTTGCTTGGAGAGTCACTCAAGTTAAAG GTCGTGCCCACGACAGATCACATAGACACAGAGAAACTGAAAGCCAGAGAACAGATTAAGTTTTTTGAAGAAGTTCTCCTGTTTGAAGATGAGCTTCATGATCATGGAGTTTCAAGTCTAAGTGTGAAAATT AGAGTGATGCCCTCCAGCTTCTTCCTGCTCTTGCGGTTTTTCTTGCGCATCGACGGGGTGCTCATCAGAATGAACGACACGAGGCTGTACCACGAG GCCGACAAGACCTACATGTTGCGGGAATATACATCACGAGAGAGCAAAGTTGCTAATTTAACG CACGTTCCACCGGCCGTGTTCACCGAGCCCAACGAGGTAGCGCCGTACCTGCCCATCAAGGAGGCCGTCTGCGAGAAGCTCGTATTTCCGGAAAGAATTGATCACAACCCCACGGGCTCACAAGAAAATGCTCCTGTGGAATAG